In Penaeus vannamei isolate JL-2024 chromosome 24, ASM4276789v1, whole genome shotgun sequence, the genomic stretch ATTGCTAAAGGAAAGTATGCAAGTGAAGACAAATAACCAGTATCTATGTGATATTTATGGAGACTTTAAAAATTGTGTTATTTCATACCTTCATAAAGAGAACATAAAATAATATACTCAACAAATGGAGATCAATTAATGCTTCCTCTCCAAAGGTGCTGATGATGGAGACTGTGCAAGCTGATGCTCCATATGAGTGGCAAACATCATACTGTTGACCTCCAAGACTGGTATGGCTAAGACAGTAAGCAAGACATGAAGCATAATACAAAAAATTTAGTTCACACAAACCAAGATATTTCAGATGTGTATGTACATTCTCTTTCTTACATCTATGTGTTATTCAAGAATACCTCATCTATTGTTTTCTTCATTGATACATTCCTCActatccctctcactcattcactctctctgccAATCATTACATATTTACTTTCACTCTTAACCCACCTTTTCTTGTATATCAAATTTTGGCTGCCTGCttgcagactctctctctcttctgcttactccttcattctttctttttcacaaaCAAATTTACTAAAATGGAAAACACCTGTACCCTCAGACACCCAACCCATTGTATTTAAGATTAAGaaccattgaaaaaaaaaattgacactcAAAATTAGATTGAAATCTTTGAAAAATGCTATTAGTATCCTATTTTTTCAGCTTTGCATACTTATTTACTTTGACTTTTTAGCTACAATCACCTGTGGCATGGGTGAAATTGCAGGGACTGGTCTTCTTACAGTGGGTGTGGTGGCAGGTTCAGTGGTATTACTTGCAGATACCTGAATGGGGTTGGAAGGTCGGATCACTGATCTTGACATTCTCGAGATGGGCCCAAAGCGACTGACTATCGGAGGGTCGAATGGGATAAAGTCATCTTTCCTCTTGGGGTTGGCCTCATCTTTCTTTGCTATGTCAGTGCGGTAGCCAGTCGATGGGTCGTAGTTCTTCTCTACCATTTTAGGCACATTGTAAAAGTTAGCACCAGAGGTCCATATGCTGTATGTGGATGTGAACTCCTGGGACTTGATTGGCTCCTCACCATTTGCAATTTCTGTGGCAACACGATTGGTTGCTTCCTTCCCAACAATGTTTTCGAGTTGATTCAATAtagcttccttcctttccttcagttCTTCTATAGATTTGTTGGCTATCTTTGAAACAACAGACATAGATGAAGCACTGCTTGTAGTAGTTGTACTTTCAGACCAGgttgaaaggggagaggaatttGTTCCTTTGGAGCTGGTATTAGCGACTGGAATGCAAAATTCACTTCCTGGACCATGAATATTATATACAGGTGTTGTATTGACTAACACTGGTGGATTGGAGCCATACATATCTGGTAAAATAGCTGTAGGCTGACCAGGGAagacagcagcggcagcagcagctgctgctgccgctgctgctgctgctgctgctgattgAAGAGGTTGTGGCCCAGGAGTAGGCTGTGCGAATACCGGTGGTTGGCAAGGAAAAGAACTATAGGTATATTCTGCAACTGGAGTTGCATAGAGTGGTGTTGCTGCCAAAGCAGGTTGCACAATGGCTGGAGCTGGTGTGGGAGCTGGCAGGACTGACATTGCCTGAGTGTGAGGCTGAATAGAAACAAACTTATTTGGGTCAAATGAGGCTGGGGCTGGTGGCACTGCACCTGCTTGGGGAATTTCTTCAACAGGAAGAGCCTTTTGTATGACAGGAACAGCAACACATTCTCCATTGTTGGGGGCAATAACAGCATCAACATTTTGTTGCtgaggttgttgtggttgtgtgggGTGTGACAGCTGTTGGTATGTCTGTGCAGGAGGAGGCTGCAACTTTGTTGCAGGTGTTGGAGGTGGCTGAGGAATGCCTTTGCCATGTTTCCGACTCCTGTTTCGATACTTCTCAAGCTCATCTTCTGAATGCGCAAAAGTGCAGTTGTTACCTCTTGGACAACCCCCTCTTTGTGTCAGATCCCGGCACATGCTTGTCTTGTATTTAGCATTGTGTGGATGATGTGCATCTGGTAACTTCCTATTACCGTGGTGCTGTATGAAGTGGACAAGTCCTGTGACAACAGCTCGTACAGCCTCCATTGCAGCTGCACAAGGCTCCCATCCTGGGGGTGGTGCATCAGGAGAGGGATCTAGTGCTGCCAGTAATTCCAGCTGAGGCCGGAGGGAGGATAGCTGTCCAGGGTCACCTGTTCTCTGAAGTGCTATCACTaattcctggggggggggggaaaaaattaccGTTCTATGCCATAACATGATTTTCTTTGCACAGCAATCATATTCCTAGCACAGAACTAAGACAAATATATTcagttaaataaatatatgaatattttcatactCATGCTTACACGTCTacctacacacaaaaacatggaCACTAACCTGCACTGACTGACCAAATGACTGAGGGGTTTGCAGTTTGTCAATGATTGATTGCATATGAGATTTGTGAGCAGTGTCCCCATACAAGAGGGACGACCACTGATCAGGTGCTATTCTTAATCCAGCTTCTGTGGCAATCTGGACAATTTGGGCGTCATGTTCTCTTCTGAGTGCCTCATACGTCCGGAACTCCTCCTTCAACTGCATGAGGGAGGAGTCACCCTCTCGTTTTGATACCTGCAAAGACaaaaaagtggaaaaatgaaCGCAAAACCACATCATCATAAGCACAAagtcaaataaagaagaaataatgaaaaaaagaaaaaaaaattgtcattacTAAACTTAAATTCAAATTGTCCATTTACCTTGAAACACGAGGCACGGTAAAGCAACTGTACTACGTGTCCTATACTTGTTTTGGAAGCCTGTGGGAAGTGTGGTTCAAGGCGCTGGACAACGAACATGACCAAAACTTTCCTAGAGAGAGCAGATCCATCTTCCAAGGCCAACAATACCAACTTCAGCACCTCTTCTTGCATTGCTGGAACATTGCAAAAAAGAGTGTCTAGAACattgtgaaaacttttttttttgagggaggggcaATGGTAATGACAGTTAATTGGAATGTTTAATTCTaggaaaggatgagaagaaaTAGATTATAAACGtattaaaacaatataaataatgagatGAATACTAGCAGAAGTAAACAATAAGAAATCACtaatgaaaaaagtgagaaaaattgTCATTCATACCCAAAgagttaataaaaaaacaatgaaaacaataacaataacattgatgatgatgattgatgattgatggacgatgatgatgatgatgctgatggtgatcatgatgatcatgatgatattaataataatagaaataataataataatagcaatagtaatagtaataataatagtaataacaaaagtaatagtaataataatagtaatagtaatgataatagtaatgataatagtaataataataataataataataataataataataataataataataataataataataataataataataataatagtaatagtaatagtaatagtaatagtaatagtaatagtaatagtaatagtaatagtaatagtaatagtaatagtaatagtaatagtaatagtaatagtaataataataataataataataataataataataataataataataataataatagtaatagtaatagtaatagtaatagtaatagtaataataacaataacaatagtaatagtaagagtagtagtaagagtagtagtagtagtagtagtagtagtagtagtagtagtagtagtagtagtagtagtagtagtagtagtagtagtagtactactactactactactactactactactactactactactaataataataataataataataataataataataataataataataataataataataataataataataataataatataataataataataataataataataataataataataataataataataataataataataataataataataatagtaataatagtaataatagtgataatagtgataatagtgataatagtaataatagtaataatagtaattctaataataatagtaattctaataataattgtaattctaataataatggtaatatcaatactaatagtaataataataataatggtaataataacaataatggtaataataacaataatggtaacaataatcatagtaataatcacaatagtagtaataatattaaaaataatagtaataataacaataatagtaattatactaaaaataatagtaataataataataacagtaataacaataataacagtaataataacaacaacaatagtaatagtaataataataatagcagtaataacagtaataataacaataacaatagtaatagtaataataataaaaataatattaataataataataacagtaataataataatagtattaatagtaataatagtaataataataatgataataatgataatcatgataataataatagtagtagtagtagtagtagtagtagtagtagtagtagtagtagtagtagtagtagtagtagtagtagtagtactagtagtactagtagtactagtagtactagtagtactagtagtagtactagtagtagtactagtagtagtactagtagtactagtagtagtactagtagtactagtagtactagtagtagtactagtagtagtactagtagtagtactagtagtagtactagtagtagtactagtagtagtactagtagtagtactagtagtagtactagtagtagtactagtagtagtactagtagtagtagtactagtagtagtagtactagtagtagtagtagtactagtagtagtagtagtactagtagtagtagtactagtagtagtagtactagtagtagtagtagtactagtagtagtagtagtactagtagtagtactagtagtagtagtagttctagtagtagtagtactagtagtagtagtagtactagtactagtactagtactagtagtagtactagtactagtagtagtactagtactagtagtagtactagtactagtagtagtactagtactagtagtagtactagtactagtagtagtactagtactagtactagaactagtagtagtactagtactagtagtagtagtactagtagtagtactagtactagtagtagtactagtactagtagtagtactagtactagtagtactagtactagtagtagtactagtactagtagtagtactagtactagtagtagtattagtactagtagtagtactagtactagtagtagtactagtagtagtactagtagtagtactagtagtagtactagtagtagtactagtagtagtactagtactagtagtagtactagtagtagtactagtactagtagtagtactagtactagtagtagtactagtactagtagtagtactagtactagtagtagtactagtactagtagtagtactagtactagtagtagtactagtactagtagtagtagtagtactagtactagtactagtagtactagtagtactagtactagtagtactagtactagtactagtagtagtactagtagtagtactagtactagtagtagtactagtactagtagtagtactagtactagtagtagtactagtactagtactagtactagtactagtactagtagtagtaataataataataataataataataataataataataataataataataataataataataacaataataacacaacaacaacaacaacaacaacaacaacaacagcaacaacaacaactagaataataatattaataaaataataatagtaataataataatggtaataattacattgatactaatagtaatagtaacaataatagtaataataataataataataataataataataataataatgataatgataatgataatgataatgataatgataatgataatgataatgataataataataataataataataataataataataataataataataaaataataataacagtaatagtaacaacaacaacaacaacaactactactactactactactacaactataactacaacaacaacaataataattgagatgttcataaaaataataatgatgatggttttgattattttgtaaataaaagaaaagtggcagataatgatataatatgatataatattagcaatcattacaataacatacatatgataccattatcatcatcattattttctctctataaAAGCATAACCTACCTCTAcccaaaaaacagcaacaaaaagaaacataaataaaaaaaaaataaagataaataaaaatgacagaaggaaaagaaattaacagagaaaataagaaaagggatatgcaaaaacaagaaatacaagaaaaatatatatgtaaaaaaaaaaaaaatgaaaagtttaAAAATTCTTAACAGATTTTTAAACATCCACCTACCAGGCCCTAGAAACTGGCACCCTCTTGCTCTGACTGCAGCCCAGAGGTTGGCAGAGAGCTGCTGGTGGTTCTGGTGTTGCAAAATGAGTTCTGTAACAGTGCGTTCCCCGAGCGATCGTGCTGCCCGGACTGCCCTGGCTCTGCCCTCATCTTCCACTAGTTGGCAGTTGATGAGGGTGACAAGCTTACGTTGCATAGGGCGGGAGAGGAGTGATGTTGAGCCATTTGTTCCTGTACCTGAAATCAAGGGTAAAAGACTATTTGAAATGGAAAGTGACTATGCCGACCtacttattattaataaatttagctttatcattttttgtttttattctcactattactatcatctcatcatttttattatatgtcTTACTATCAATCTATGTAACAAAGACATATTAGATTATCAATATATGTAGCCTAGACATAATTCAGCCATGTAGACACATATTATCCATGCACACATTGTACATATTTCAAATCTTTTGAGTTCAGCAATGAGACCCACCACCCATCCAGCCAACCCATCCCTACCTCCAACTCCCCACCCCCTAACTCCCCCACTAGACCTCTGTACACACTTACCAGAGAAGGGTTTGAGAAATAGTGCAAGGTCTTTGATGCACTTCACGGCTATGAAGTATTTCCGGGTGTGAGTTGGGGGCActggtggaggagggggcaggtCACCCTCCTCCACGTTCGTCCCAGCCCCCACCAGTGACAGCAGCGCAACGTTGACCGGAAGCTGGTCCAGCTCCAGTCTCATTACAGTCTTtatgagagggacagagaaaaggaCATTTGTTGGTGAATTCCACTGaaatatcttttttgtatttaGTCTACTATATCAGAATAatgtgaaaaataatgaaaaaagaatcacttaataacagcaataccaaACATCAACAACTTCTTAAATACATTGACTTTCCCTTACCTGGTCATATGGACACTGATTGCGCTGGAGCTTGGCGAGGCAAGCACGGCACACTGTGTGTCCACACCCAAGGCTGATGGGCCCACGCTGCCCACCATCGAACTCATGGCAGCAGATGGGGCACGACAGGAACTCCGTCCACTGGGGGGCCTGGATCGGCATGCTCCCAGACTCGTACTACTTGTCAACTGCAGGAACATAAGTTGTGCTATAAATACTGATTGTTTAACTGGTTTCTATAATACATACTATATTGGTCCTTAACGTTTGAAATGCACAAACAAGAGCATTCAAAagataaaacagcaaaaaaataaaacatggaaaTAGCTCCAGAAAACTATGAAAtgccaaataacaataaaaaaaattcacaCAGAGAAAATATTAAATACAAGTAAGGATATTTGTAAAACTTAAGGAAAACACTGAACTGGGGCATTTTTCTCTCGCACTCATTCTTCCAATTACTCTCTCACACAGTCTGTAGTATCAGTCTTTGTGCTGCAGCATCATTGTTCACATCACTTTTTTATTTCACTGCACTGATCCATTTAAGTATATACAGACTAAgtattatactatactatacatgaataaatatttgaAATAAATAGTAAACAGCAAGAAATTCTTTCTAAGATTCATGCATgcaaaaaattataaaacattaaaaaataataaaactactaaaagaaattaaagtttttttttctctttccagttGCATGTTATCCACACAATGCTGTGAAGCTATCATTGAGTAAAcacaattaacaaaacaaaattgCAAGTGCATGTACTTGGCCCCACTAGGTAAAGGGAAATCTACACTTTTCACTTGATTTTATTCCTCCTTTAAATAATATCATATACTATGCATCTTCTAAACAGGTCTTGTTAACCTTTGAATAAACTATATAACTAAACATGGAAAAAATGTAAAGGCTACCTTTAATAAAACCcttgaacaataacaacaaataatcatGCATAAAATAGTTCACATATCTGAATCTGCATGAATTACATGAACCCAACCCTAcacttatatacaaatactgcACTATGCAGACTCTTATGCCTTCAGAATACTCTAACATCAGCATAAAGAAACAAtgacacaagcacaagcacatccacaagagcaagaaaagaaatcATAAACTAAAAATATTATCATGCAATCTATTCAAACAAAGGTTAGGAGAGCCATTCACACTAGTTACATTATGGACAGGCTCATTACATACTTCATATGGACATCTCAGGTTGTAATATATCAAAACTGGACAACAAATTGaacattttataaaaataaattgcAGTGTGTATCCATACTCATTTGAATTTCTTGGTATGTAATTTTTCCTTCtggcaattgtgtgtgtgtgtgtgtgtgtgtgtgtgtgtgtgtgtgtgtgtgtgtgtgtgtgtgtgtgtgtgtgtgtgtgtgtgtgtgtgtgtgtgtgtgtgtgtgtgagagagagagagagagagagagagagagagagagagagagagagagagagagagagagagagagagagagagaaagagagagaatgattttcGTGAAGCCCTTATTCTTTGGCTTGATATAACATAAGGTTTAAGGCagccatctgttttttttttttttttttttttttaacatcaatTTTTCAAGCCGATTTTGATGGAACTTCCACCTTTTTATTTAGACCTTAGCCTGATCTCAAAATTGCCCAAAAAGTTTTTGAGTTATagtaaaaaacagacaaaacaccgAGTTCCAATTTTGAAAATTGATAAAAGTTTCAAAAACTAGATCAAATCCAAAAAAATACACAGGCATTCTGATGTGATTTTTCAACAGATTCATCCTATATCTAGTGCTTGATGCAaacatttttttcaaattcaactATGTTTTCTTGTGAATGTTTGACATATCcatcttttagattttttttttttttctttcttttttacatacatGTCCCTTTTACATGAAGCATAGGAAACTACAAAATGAACCAAAAAACCCTTACTTTGGACTAGAATTGCATGTGCTAGGACTTTTGAAGAATTTTTTTGAGATATCGGTATTTTTGCTTTTTCGTATATCTTCATAActgttttattattgacaaaattAGGTATAAGAATAATCTGTCAACATAATAATTCTCTATCATTCACCTCCACTCCAGAGCATTGTGGAAATTCCTAGCAAGTAATAATATCTCACTAAGCAACATTTGTTATAGTGGGGTCACACTGATTTAGGGttactttatctatatatgaaataggcctacattgacaaTATTTGGAAATTTCTCTAAAATCCTCCAGGACACAGGTATTGATTTCATTTTTGAACAGAAAACCCTTTATCTAGTGTAAGTATAAAGCCCTTTTTTCAATTATGACTTAGTTTTTCGTTTGTGAATATTTTGCGTAGACGACATTTAGAACACCATAAAAAGGACTTTTATATTTATGTCACTTTTAGAAGAAACACAGGTAAAAattgcaaaaacaaaataacacaagcACTATATTCATCATTCAGCATAAAATGTTTATAATGGTCTAAAATTGTGTGTGGTATAGTTTTGAAGATTACAAAGGGTCACACTTGAGTTGGGGTGTTTCTCTAcgt encodes the following:
- the LOC138866221 gene encoding roquin-1-like isoform X6, with translation MPIQAPQWTEFLSCPICCHEFDGGQRGPISLGCGHTVCRACLAKLQRNQCPYDQTVMRLELDQLPVNVALLSLVGAGTNVEEGDLPPPPPVPPTHTRKYFIAVKCIKDLALFLKPFSGTGTNGSTSLLSRPMQRKLVTLINCQLVEDEGRARAVRAARSLGERTVTELILQHQNHQQLSANLWAAVRARGCQFLGPAMQEEVLKLVLLALEDGSALSRKVLVMFVVQRLEPHFPQASKTSIGHVVQLLYRASCFKVSKREGDSSLMQLKEEFRTYEALRREHDAQIVQIATEAGLRIAPDQWSSLLYGDTAHKSHMQSIIDKLQTPQSFGQSVQELVIALQRTGDPGQLSSLRPQLELLAALDPSPDAPPPGWEPCAAAMEAVRAVVTGLVHFIQHHGNRKLPDAHHPHNAKYKTSMCRDLTQRGGCPRGNNCTFAHSEDELEKYRNRSRKHGKGIPQPPPTPATKLQPPPAQTYQQLSHPTQPQQPQQQNVDAVIAPNNGECVAVPVIQKALPVEEIPQAGAVPPAPASFDPNKFVSIQPHTQAMSVLPAPTPAPAIVQPALAATPLYATPVAEYTYSSFPCQPPVFAQPTPGPQPLQSAAAAAAAAAAAAAAAAVFPGQPTAILPDMYGSNPPVLVNTTPVYNIHGPGSEFCIPVANTSSKGTNSSPLSTWSESTTTTSSASSMSVVSKIANKSIEELKERKEAILNQLENIVGKEATNRVATEIANGEEPIKSQEFTSTYSIWTSGANFYNVPKMVEKNYDPSTGYRTDIAKKDEANPKRKDDFIPFDPPIVSRFGPISRMSRSVIRPSNPIQVSASNTTEPATTPTVRRPVPAISPMPQVVYQPGGYTLGFMAYTPTPLDHMNTVGHGILDPPHLHMSQLEPSGMRPSDPVPNTYDGLNPADQEDCFRQQLNSVTEGIETIMVNAHSVAECEEMRLKKELSLVMNGIEVKRKEMEERVPVQSLLQEEEDKDLGDFEKNWKFDFDEGEKE
- the LOC138866221 gene encoding roquin-1-like isoform X2; the protein is MPIQAPQWTEFLSCPICCHEFDGGQRGPISLGCGHTVCRACLAKLQRNQCPYDQTVMRLELDQLPVNVALLSLVGAGTNVEEGDLPPPPPVPPTHTRKYFIAVKCIKDLALFLKPFSGTGTNGSTSLLSRPMQRKLVTLINCQLVEDEGRARAVRAARSLGERTVTELILQHQNHQQLSANLWAAVRARGCQFLGPAMQEEVLKLVLLALEDGSALSRKVLVMFVVQRLEPHFPQASKTSIGHVVQLLYRASCFKVSKREGDSSLMQLKEEFRTYEALRREHDAQIVQIATEAGLRIAPDQWSSLLYGDTAHKSHMQSIIDKLQTPQSFGQSVQELVIALQRTGDPGQLSSLRPQLELLAALDPSPDAPPPGWEPCAAAMEAVRAVVTGLVHFIQHHGNRKLPDAHHPHNAKYKTSMCRDLTQRGGCPRGNNCTFAHSEDELEKYRNRSRKHGKGIPQPPPTPATKLQPPPAQTYQQLSHPTQPQQPQQQNVDAVIAPNNGECVAVPVIQKALPVEEIPQAGAVPPAPASFDPNKFVSIQPHTQAMSVLPAPTPAPAIVQPALAATPLYATPVAEYTYSSFPCQPPVFAQPTPGPQPLQSAAAAAAAAAAAAAAAAVFPGQPTAILPDMYGSNPPVLVNTTPVYNIHGPGSEFCIPVANTSSKGTNSSPLSTWSESTTTTSSASSMSVVSKIANKSIEELKERKEAILNQLENIVGKEATNRVATEIANGEEPIKSQEFTSTYSIWTSGANFYNVPKMVEKNYDPSTGYRTDIAKKDEANPKRKDDFIPFDPPIVSRFGPISRMSRSVIRPSNPIQVSASNTTEPATTPTVRRPVPAISPMPQVVYQPGGYTLGFMAYTPTPLDHMNTVGHGILDPPHLHMSQLEPSGMRPSDPVPNTYDGLNPADQEDCFRQQLNSVTEGIETIMVNAHSVAECEEMRLKKELSLVMNGIEVKRKEMEERVPVQNKRGGGLLAACWSANRLGGHGDCSTPPMSEALIPMVLTLWLIRSPPFPSQQPIHDCFLNITLEKSSRKRKTKILEILRRIGSLILMKVKRNNSG
- the LOC138866221 gene encoding roquin-1-like isoform X8, with the protein product MPIQAPQWTEFLSCPICCHEFDGGQRGPISLGCGHTVCRACLAKLQRNQCPYDQTVMRLELDQLPVNVALLSLVGAGTNVEEGDLPPPPPVPPTHTRKYFIAVKCIKDLALFLKPFSGTGTNGSTSLLSRPMQRKLVTLINCQLVEDEGRARAVRAARSLGERTVTELILQHQNHQQLSANLWAAVRARGCQFLGPAMQEEVLKLVLLALEDGSALSRKVLVMFVVQRLEPHFPQASKTSIGHVVQLLYRASCFKVSKREGDSSLMQLKEEFRTYEALRREHDAQIVQIATEAGLRIAPDQWSSLLYGDTAHKSHMQSIIDKLQTPQSFGQSVQELVIALQRTGDPGQLSSLRPQLELLAALDPSPDAPPPGWEPCAAAMEAVRAVVTGLVHFIQHHGNRKLPDAHHPHNAKYKTSMCRDLTQRGGCPRGNNCTFAHSEDELEKYRNRSRKHGKGIPQPPPTPATKLQPPPAQTYQQLSHPTQPQQPQQQNVDAVIAPNNGECVAVPVIQKALPVEEIPQAGAVPPAPASFDPNKFVSIQPHTQAMSVLPAPTPAPAIVQPALAATPLYATPVAEYTYSSFPCQPPVFAQPTPGPQPLQSAAAAAAAAAAAAAAAAVFPGQPTAILPDMYGSNPPVLVNTTPVYNIHGPGSEFCIPVANTSSKGTNSSPLSTWSESTTTTSSASSMSVVSKIANKSIEELKERKEAILNQLENIVGKEATNRVATEIANGEEPIKSQEFTSTYSIWTSGANFYNVPKMVEKNYDPSTGYRTDIAKKDEANPKRKDDFIPFDPPIVSRFGPISRMSRSVIRPSNPIQVSASNTTEPATTPTVRRPVPAISPMPQVVYQPGGYTLGFMAYTPTPLDHMNTVGHGILDPPHLHMSQLEPSGMRPSDPVPNTYDGLNPADQEDCFRQQLNSVTEGIETIMVNAHSVAECEEMRLKKELSLVMNGIEVKRKEMEERVPVQKEKWNGTFKFTYL
- the LOC138866221 gene encoding roquin-1-like isoform X12 encodes the protein MPIQAPQWTEFLSCPICCHEFDGGQRGPISLGCGHTVCRACLAKLQRNQCPYDQTVMRLELDQLPVNVALLSLVGAGTNVEEGDLPPPPPVPPTHTRKYFIAVKCIKDLALFLKPFSGTGTNGSTSLLSRPMQRKLVTLINCQLVEDEGRARAVRAARSLGERTVTELILQHQNHQQLSANLWAAVRARGCQFLGPAMQEEVLKLVLLALEDGSALSRKVLVMFVVQRLEPHFPQASKTSIGHVVQLLYRASCFKVSKREGDSSLMQLKEEFRTYEALRREHDAQIVQIATEAGLRIAPDQWSSLLYGDTAHKSHMQSIIDKLQTPQSFGQSVQELVIALQRTGDPGQLSSLRPQLELLAALDPSPDAPPPGWEPCAAAMEAVRAVVTGLVHFIQHHGNRKLPDAHHPHNAKYKTSMCRDLTQRGGCPRGNNCTFAHSEDELEKYRNRSRKHGKGIPQPPPTPATKLQPPPAQTYQQLSHPTQPQQPQQQNVDAVIAPNNGECVAVPVIQKALPVEEIPQAGAVPPAPASFDPNKFVSIQPHTQAMSVLPAPTPAPAIVQPALAATPLYATPVAEYTYSSFPCQPPVFAQPTPGPQPLQSAAAAAAAAAAAAAAAAVFPGQPTAILPDMYGSNPPVLVNTTPVYNIHGPGSEFCIPVANTSSKGTNSSPLSTWSESTTTTSSASSMSVVSKIANKSIEELKERKEAILNQLENIVGKEATNRVATEIANGEEPIKSQEFTSTYSIWTSGANFYNVPKMVEKNYDPSTGYRTDIAKKDEANPKRKDDFIPFDPPIVSRFGPISRMSRSVIRPSNPIQVVYQPGGYTLGFMAYTPTPLDHMNTVGHGILDPPHLHMSQLEPSGMRPSDPVPNTYDGLNPADQEDCFRQQLNSVTEGIETIMVNAHSVAECEEMRLKKELSLVMNGIEVKRKEMEERVPVQEEEDKDLGDFEKNWKFDFDEGEKE
- the LOC138866221 gene encoding roquin-1-like isoform X7, giving the protein MPIQAPQWTEFLSCPICCHEFDGGQRGPISLGCGHTVCRACLAKLQRNQCPYDQTVMRLELDQLPVNVALLSLVGAGTNVEEGDLPPPPPVPPTHTRKYFIAVKCIKDLALFLKPFSGTGTNGSTSLLSRPMQRKLVTLINCQLVEDEGRARAVRAARSLGERTVTELILQHQNHQQLSANLWAAVRARGCQFLGPAMQEEVLKLVLLALEDGSALSRKVLVMFVVQRLEPHFPQASKTSIGHVVQLLYRASCFKVSKREGDSSLMQLKEEFRTYEALRREHDAQIVQIATEAGLRIAPDQWSSLLYGDTAHKSHMQSIIDKLQTPQSFGQSVQELVIALQRTGDPGQLSSLRPQLELLAALDPSPDAPPPGWEPCAAAMEAVRAVVTGLVHFIQHHGNRKLPDAHHPHNAKYKTSMCRDLTQRGGCPRGNNCTFAHSEDELEKYRNRSRKHGKGIPQPPPTPATKLQPPPAQTYQQLSHPTQPQQPQQQNVDAVIAPNNGECVAVPVIQKALPVEEIPQAGAVPPAPASFDPNKFVSIQPHTQAMSVLPAPTPAPAIVQPALAATPLYATPVAEYTYSSFPCQPPVFAQPTPGPQPLQSAAAAAAAAAAAAAAAAVFPGQPTAILPDMYGSNPPVLVNTTPVYNIHGPGSEFCIPVANTSSKGTNSSPLSTWSESTTTTSSASSMSVVSKIANKSIEELKERKEAILNQLENIVGKEATNRVATEIANGEEPIKSQEFTSTYSIWTSGANFYNVPKMVEKNYDPSTGYRTDIAKKDEANPKRKDDFIPFDPPIVSRFGPISRMSRSVIRPSNPIQVSASNTTEPATTPTVRRPVPAISPMPQVVYQPGGYTLGFMAYTPTPLDHMNTVGHGILDPPHLHMSQLEPSGMRPSDPVPNTYDGLNPADQEDCFRQQLNSVTEGIETIMVNAHSVAECEEMRLKKELSLVMNGIEVKRKEMEERVPVQEEEDKDLGDFEKNWKFDFDEGEKE